A region of the Nocardia asteroides genome:
GCTCGTAGGCCAGGCTCAGCTGCCGGATGGTGAGCAGATCCGCATCGGGCGCGACGCCGGCGAAGGCGTCGCGCGGACTCGGTTGCGCCGCGATGATTCCGGCGACCAGCGTGCCGTGTCCGTCGCAGTCGACCGTTCCGTCGCTGTCGGAGACGAAGTCACCGCCCGGTTGCAGCGAGCGCAGTCGCGGATGCGGATTCACCCCCGTATCGATGACGGCCACCTTCTGTCCGGCGCCGCGGCTGAACTGCCACGCGGACGGGAGATCGAGTACCCGTTGCGCCATCGGGGGCTCGCTGGGTGGCGCGCCGGTGAGCACGGGTTCGGCGCAGACGGCGCGCTGTTCGGTCGGTTCCAGCGGCGCCGGGCGCACGCTCAGACCCTGCGCGGCGCCGAGCGCGCCGGGATCGATCGCCGGCGGCGCGATCGCCTGGGCACTCGGCCAGGGCACGCCGATCCCGGCGCCGATGACCGTTGCGGCGCAGACCATCCGCAAGAGTCTCCGGCGCAAGGCGCTGCCGGTCATATGTTCCGGGCCATCGAGTAGACGTTCATGACCCACAGCACCAGCGGGATCACCGACACGATCAGCAGATACTCGAAGATCTCGATCATCCGCCTGGTCACCGGCGTGACCTCGATGTGCGGACCGATCACCCCGAAGCCGACCACACCGGTCGCGAACGCGAGCAGCACGCCCGCCGCGAACAGGGTGTATTCGGAGTCGCCCACGGCGAAACCGACGGTCATGGCGAGGGCGGCCAGGCACCCGCCTCCGATCATCGTCGCGGCCTGGGTGAGGTCGGCGAACGAGCGACCGCGCAACGCGAGGATGATCGCGGTCACGATCGCCAGCGTGACCCCTTGCCAGCGTGCCGAACCCAGCGGATCGGCTACGCCGAACGCGCCGACGACCGCGCTCGCGGCGCATGCCGCGATCAGACCGGATTGGAACTGGTTGGCCGCACGGGCGCGTACCCCGAGCCCCGCCGCCGAGGGCAGCGCGCTGGCGCCGATGGCGCCGATGCCCTCGATGGTCGGTCGCGGTTCGTGGTCGGCCGGGTCGATCGCGCCGCCCGCGGTCGGGACCGGCGGGATCGGCAGCCGCGCGAGCACGGCCGCCAGTCGCGGCACCGCCGAGATGATCGCGATTCCGGCCACCAGCAGACCGGCCGACAGTTTCGGCAGGCCCGGGTGCCAGATCAAGTAGACGGCCGCGGCGACGCCCGCTATCACGGCGAGCGTTGCGGCGCAGCAGAACAGCGTGGCGCCGGTGCCGGTCGTCCGGTATCCCACCACCGCCGCGACCAGCAGCACCGAGCAACCCAGCAGCAGATGAGGACTGCCGAGGGGCCCCGGGACGAGCAGCGCGGCGCCGCCGAACAGCAGCAGCAGTCCGTCCAGCGACAACCACGTGGCGGTCACCAAGTCGGTGTATCGGCGCGCCGCGATACCCGCCGCGACGAATGCCGCGATGCCGCCGCCGATCAGGGCGAAGGCGGGCGCGAGCGGATCGCCGTGCCCGCGAGAGACCACCAGCACGGCCAGCGTGGTCAGCACGCTCAGTACCGAGACGATCAGACCCATCCAGCGGGCGGCCACACCGGACCAGCTCTGGAATTCCTCTGCGGTCAGCCGGGATACGGCGTCGATGACGTCGTCGAACAGCGCGGGCGCTTCCTTCGCGGTCACCGACCGCAGGACCAGCAGCTCACCGTCGTAGACCTCGGCCTCGGTGAGCGTACGGCTCGGCGCGATCGCCTCCCGGCCGAGCCGAGCCAAGGTCCAGTGCCGCGCCTCCAGCGGCGCCGCCTCCTCCTCCGCGTCCGGCCGCTCGGGGTTGCGCGATTCGATCAGCGCCACCAGTTCGCCGATGAACGTGGCGATCGGCACGGTGGCGGGCAACCCGACATCGACTTGAGTATTGCCACCGATCACCGAAACACGACTCAAAACGGGCTCGGTGGTACGTGTACCGCTCGCCGACTCGATCAACGGCAATCTTCCCCCGCCCTCATCCGGAACAACGATTCACGACCCGCCGACGACATTTGCCCGACACGTCCAGAGTGAACGATTTCAACACTCGTCAAGCACTTTCACACATAGACGACTCTTGCGTTGCGACCTCCCGGCAGCTGAACCTAATGTAACGGACGCACCGGGCCACGCGCGATCGGTAGTCTGGTATCCAGATGAACGTCTCTACTACGAGAAACGAAGATTTCGGGGTTCGACAGCAATGACCGGCAACCGCCAAGCACAACGCGCATTCGATGCCGGAATCCTGTCGCTCGGATTGTCCATCGAGGGGCAAGAATCCGCACGTGATCTCGACTATGCGAAACTGGCTTTTCAACGCGCCACGGAGTGGGATCCCACGATGTGCGACGCGTGGCTCGGCCGCGCCGCCGCGGGCGAACTGACCAAGGACGTTCTGTTCAATCTGCACAAGACCAGTGCGAGCACGCTCTATCGCGAGCAGCGCAGGCTCGGTCTGCGCCCGCGTGAGCTCGCGGGCCGGTTCCTGCCCGGCCTGTACATCGACTACCCGCTGGCCAACCACACCGAGATCACGCTGGCCTGGGCGGCGCACCTGATCGCCGACAAGGAGTACGACGAAGCCGAGCGGGTGCTCGACGACCTCGACGAATTCCGCCGGGGCCAGCTGAGCAATCCCGACGCCGAGATCGACAACCGCATCTGCGCGTATGTCCGTGGCGTACTGCACTACAACACCCAGCGCTGGCCCGACGTGATGACGGTGCTCGCCGGTTCGGCCGACTGGGAGGATCCGTATCTGGCGGCAGGCGCGCACGTGATGGTGGGCACCGCGTGTGCCCAGCTCGGCTTGTTCGGCGAGGCGATCCGGCGGATGCAGCAGGCGGAGACGGGCCCGATCCCGGCGGCTCGTTCCACCGCGATGTTCTGCCGCGGCCTGTGCCTGCGGGAATCGGGCAATGAAGAGGAAGCCCAAGCGCTGTTCGAGAAGGTGTACTCGCAGGCACCGGATTTCGAGGCCAACGCGGCCGCGATGCGCGACCGCACCTACCGCATCACCGTCACCAGCCGCGAGGTGATCGATGCGCGGACCGACAAGTGGGATCCGGCCTCTTCGCCGTCCATGGAGCAGATGGAGCAGGCCGAGAGCCAGGACCGGGCGAAGAAGATCCTCACCGAGGCCCGGGCCGAACTGGACTCGCAAATCGGCCTCGCCTCGGTGAAAACCCAGGTGGCCAAGCTCCAGTCGTCCGCGCAGCTGGCGAAGATCCGGTCCGAGAAGGGTTTGTCGAGCCAACCGCGCGGCCAGCACCTGGCCTTCACCGGGCCGCCCGGCACCGGTAAGACCACCATCGCCAGGGTGGTCGCGAAGATCTACTGCGGCGTCGGGCTGTTGAAGACCGACAAGGTGGTCGAGGCCAAACGCGTCGACTTCGTCAGCCAGAACCTCGGCGGCACCGCGATCAAGACCGAGAAGCTGATCGACACCGCCATGGACGGCGTGCTGTTCATCGACGAGGCGTACACGCTGATCCAGACCGGTCTGCAAGGTGGCGACGCGTTCGGCCGCGAGGCAGTGGACACGCTTCTGGCGCGGATGGAGAACGACCGTGATCGCCTCGTCGTGATCATCGCGGGCTACGACGGCGAGATCGACCGGCTGCTGGCCGCCAACGACGGTTTGGCGTCGCGCTTTTCCAAGCGGCTTCAGTTCCCGTCCTACACCGCCGAGGAATTGGGGCAGATCGGCCAGGTCATCGCGAAGAAGCGGGACTCGGACCTGTCCGAAGGGGCGCTCGAGCAGCTGGTACAGGCCTGCGAGCGCCTGTACGCGATGCAGAGCACCGACCAGAGCGGTCAGCCGCGCCGCGGCGTGGACCTCGCGGGCAACGGGCGATTCGTCCGCAACGTGATCGAGGCGGCCGAGGAAGAGCGCGAATTCCGGTTGGCCAACGACGAATCGCTGGACCTGACCGACATCGATGAGGCGGTGCTGCGCCGCATCGAGGCGTCGGATATGAAGTTGGCCCTGTCCGGCCTGCTCAGCTCGCTGAACGTCGGTTGGACCGACTGAGGCCGACCAAACCCGCTACACCGTCGGTGGACCGGATCACCGGTCCACCGAACGTCATTGCGTGGGCAGCGAATCGTGGGCGACCAGCGCTTCTCGCGCCGACAGCGTGGGCCCGGGGACCATCTGGCCGATGATCGCCCATGGCGCGAGGCGCGGACTGCTCCCGAGCCCGAGTACGTTCGCGGTGGCCGCGTCCGGGATGCCATAGCGGACACCGGTGTCGGCGACGTAGAACAGGCTGCCCCGGCGCGGACTGCCCGGCTCCATGCCGGTCACCTGGACGAACTCACCCGAGCCTGGCGACAAGTAGACCGCGTCGACCCGGTCGCCCGCGCCGTCGGAGGTGGACAGATCGACGGGTTTCGCGGATGGGGCGATCGGCAGGCGGGTGCCGACGAGCAGACTGACCATGGCGCGTTCGCCGGGTCCGTCGCCGGCCTCGGCCTCGCGCTGCGCCGGAGCGGTGCCCGGCGACTTCGCCCAGGCTACACAGGTGACGGGCGCGTCCTCGGCGGGCAGGATCCTCGGGGTGCGCACCGGAAAGTCGTCGATGGGCAACTGGTGGACCACCGCCACCCGCTCGAGTACGTCGGGTGGCATGGTCGCGATCTCCCGCATGCCGTGCGAATCGGCGTACCTGATCACCTGCGCGGCGAACGGCGACACCGGCTGCACACCGTCGGCGAGCACGACATACAGCGAGGAGTCGCCCTCCGGCCCCACGCCGGACACCGAGATGACGCCGCCGATCGGGAGATCCGACAGCGGGCCGGGCCCCCGCTCACCCGCCCGCGGGATCTGCGGCGGGGCAATCGCGGGCACCTGCGTCGTCGCGCCGAGGAATCCGGTACCGACCGGCCGGGGCCTATGTGCGGTCAGGTTCAACGCCCTGGTCAACACCGAATCGGCCAGGTCGAGTTCAGCGCGCTTACCGTCGTAGACCAAGTAGGTCTTGTTGTCGCGGCGGACCAGCAGCGCCTCGTCCTGACCGGAGGTCCTGATCCGGTCGGTGAGCGCGGGGCGGCCCGCGATCACCGTCGTCGTCGCACCCGAGGAGGAGGCGGCGCTACCGCCCTCCGACAGCGTAATCGTCTCGCACAGCGACCACTCCGAGCTGCCGCCCTGCTCGGATCCGGGCAACGCACCCGGCGCGCCCGGAATGCCGAGCAGCGGTCCGCGCGGCAGATCGTTCAGCTTGTCGTCCTTCACCGCGTGCGGCTCGGCGTCGGCCCCGGTGATCAACCGCGCGGACGCCAGATTCAGCACCGGGTGCAGGGTCTTGCCGCCGTCCTGGCGCTGCACCACCACGTACAACGCGCCGCTCTGCTTGCCCGACACGATCAGGGCGTCGCCGATCGCACCCTGCGGACGCAGGAAGGCCAGGATCGCCGCGCCCGCCACCACGAGAACGCCGAGCACCGCGCCGACGAGCAGTGAGCGAATCTGGGAACGCATCGGATCGTGCAACATGCGGACGTCGCGGCGAACCAGTGCGTGATCGAGCCTGCGCAACAGGAATCGGTATCCGTTGACCTGGGCGCGGGTTGTCAGCTGTGCCGGCACATGGTCTCCATCGAGCAATCGATCGCCATCTCTTTCGACACGGTACCGTAATTCTCCGACGGCTCTGAACCGATGGAAATCCGAAGCCGATCAACGGCGGTCGCACGCAGGCGAGGCAGGAATAAACAACTGTGGACGAGACGATGAACGGCGGGCCAACCGACAGCGAAATATCGGAGGCGTCGCGGGCGGTAAATCGACGCCGGTCGGCCTATGACACATTGCGTGATCCGGAATTCTGGTTGTTTCGCATTTTTCCGCTTCGCGTGATCGTGCCCGTCATGTTGCTGGCCGCGACCGTCGCGTGGATTGTTCTCGCGGTCTGCGATTCGATCTGGGGGGCTTGCGCCGCGGGCGTGGTGATCGCGCTGGCCGGTCTCACGCCGATCCGTGGTCACACTCCCGCCGCGCGCATCGGTAGCGCGATCAGCCGCAAGCGTCCCGGCCTGCGTCCCGCCGAACGCCTCGCGCAGGCGCCCGCCCTCGACGTGCCGCTCACCGAGGGGGGTGGTTACGGCGTGCGCTGGGACGGCGATCTGCTGCTCACCATGCTCCGGATCGATCCACCGCCGGACACGCTGACCCTGCTCGATCGCGGTTCACTCAGCACCGACCAGCTGCTCCCGCTCCCCGAAATCGCCCGCTGCCTCGATCAATTCGATCTGACCCTGGCCGGCATCGACGTGGTGAGCACCGGCGCGCGCACCGCGGGCATCGGTGTCGCGGCACAGCTGTACGACCGCATCCTCGGCCCACTGCCCGCCATAGCCCATCGCACCTGCTGGCTGGTGCTGCGGATGGATCCGCTGGCCAACGCCGAGGCGGTGGACAACCGGGGCGGTGGTGGCGCGGGTGCGCTGCGCACCGCGATCATCGCCACCCGCCGGGTCGCCAACCGGCTCGCCGCCCACGACATCGCCGCCTCCGTGCTGACCGCCACCGAGATGAACACCGCGGTGCGCCAGCTCACCCACGGCTTCGATGTCGACCAGCTCGTCGAGTCGCCGAAATCGCTGGAGTACCAGGGCCGCTTCCTCACGCAGTACCAGATCGCGGCCGACATGATCGGACCGCGCGGACTGGCCGGCATCTGGGCGGTGCCCAGCTTGTCCACCACGGTGACGTTGCGTCTACGGCCGGGAGCCGGCCGCCACGATCGACACACCGATCTCGCCGACACGGTGGTGCTCAATGCTGTGGTCCGCTTCGACACCGTCACCGCGCCCGAGGAGCCGCCGCTGCCCGGGCTGCGTGAACTGGTGGGCAACCAGCTGCGAATCCTGCTGGACACCCTGCCCATCGGCTACGCGGGCCGGTGGGGCAGCGACATCGCCTACCGCGGCACCTTGGCCGCCCTCACCGGATTCGCGGTGCCCACAGCGGGCTGCGGCCAGCTCATCGGCGCGGACGAGCGCGGCCAGGGCATCGCGGTGCCGTTGATCGGCGAGGGCACCCGCCACCTCGAAGTCATCGGCAACCTGGACCTGGCCCAGCAGGTGATCCTGCGCGCCACCGCGCTCGGCGCACATGTCATCGTGCACACCGCCCGGCCCGAGGCATGGCACACCATGGTGGCGAAGCTCGCTGCGCCGCAGGTGCTTTCCATCGCTCCGCGCGCCGCGGGCGCCAGCTGTCATCCGCCCGCTCCCCCGCCACCGCCCGCCGCTCCGTATCCGAGCACGACCGTGCTGGTCTTCGACGGCATCCCGCCGACCGCACACGCGGGCGGCGCGACGATCGTGCACGTGCGGCGGCCGGAGGACCCCGTCGGGTCGGTGGACGCGGACGTGACGCTGGTCCAGGATCCCCAGGCCCCCAACCGGATCACGGTGCGCACGGCCGCGCGCAGCGCGACCGTGCTGATGGTGACCACGCCGGACGAGATGCACTACATCGGTGAGTCGCTCGCGGCGCGATAACTCGCGCACACGAAAACGGCCGGCTGGAACCCTTACCGTTCCAGCCGGCCGTTGGTCGTCGCTCCGCGCGATCAGAAGGCGGCGAAGCCGTCGCCCACCTTGCCGTCGGCCTCGATGGCGCGATTGAGCGCGTTCTCGACCTTGACGCCGAGGTTGTCGAGCTTCTGGAGGGTGTCCTCCAGCTCGGAAGTCAGGTTCCGGTGTGCGGTGTCGAAGTTCGAGACCGCCTGCTCACCCTGCAGGTTGTCGCGGAACGCGGCGGCGGCGCTGTTGAGCTCGTCGATCTGCGCCTTCATGGTGGAACCGTACTGGCTGAGGTCACTGACCATCTCGGTGATGGCCGGCGAGTTGTACATGATCGTCATTGCTGTTTCCTTCTGGTGAGAGATTGGCGATCCGACTGGACGGCGACGCCGTCGAGGGTTACGCCAGGCCTGCCTGGTCGGAGCCGACGATGGTGTTCTTACCCGAGGTCACGGCCTGCGAGAGTCGGTCCAGCTTGCCGTTGAGCGCAGTGACCTCGTCGTGCCACTCGGCGGCCGCGGTGTTGAATTCGCGGTGGGCGTCACCCTGCCAGCCGCGCGCGACGGCCTGCACCGACTCGTCGATCTGGTTGATCGAGGTGCGCAGCGTCGAGATCGAGTCCTCCATGCGGCTGACGACGCTGTCGATGCCGCCCTCCTCGACACCGTAGGTCTGCCCCGAGCCACCGCCGAGAGTTGTGTAAGACATTTCGTTTCCTTCCGTCAGAATTCGTGTTGATAGGGAGATCCGGGCGATCTCACCGAGCAGGGGGTTACCGGGCCTGGCGACCCGAGAGCTACGGTGGCAGCCACCTCCCCCCGGGTAGCCCTTCCAGCAACGTGGCGACCGCCTGGGTCACCCGGTGGTCGGTGCCCGTCGTGACCGTCGACCAGATCTGTTGATCCGGCGAGACCATGGGAGCGACGACGATGCGCCCGCGGCCGGTGTCGTACACCGCCACCGCGCCGGGCGCCCGGCTGGTCAGCCCGTCCTGGTGGCTGTAGGCGACGATCTCGGCGTAGGCGCGGCAGGAGCCGAACGCCAGCCCGAGCACGGCGGCGTCGCGTTCGCCGACGCCCAGCGCGTACATCGCGTCGGCGTAGCCGCTGGAGTCCTCCGCCGCGTCCAGCCGGTCGGCCAGATCAGCGGCGAGCGCGCTGAATCCGGCGATCTCGGCGGGTTCGCACGAGCCGAGCGCGGCCAGCAGCGGACCGGCCAGCGTCACGTCCGAGCCGTCGGCCCAGATCGAGCGCACTTCGAAACACTCGCCCGAGCGCACGGCGAGCGCGTGCTGTTCGCCGCGGCGCGCCAGACAGAAGCGGCGAGGACCGTCCTCGGTGTAGATGCGCGCGACCAGCTCACGGTCCGGCTGCGCCAGGACGAACAGCGCTGCGGCCAGTTCTGATTCGACTTCGCCCTCGGCGTCGAGCAGGCCGTCACCGATCAATCCGGCGAGCGCGTGTTCCTGGGCGGCCAGGTACTCGTCGATCGAATCCTGTTGTGGCGCAACCGAGAGCGCCAAGGGGAGAGTTTGCACTCCCA
Encoded here:
- the eccD gene encoding type VII secretion integral membrane protein EccD — encoded protein: MIESASGTRTTEPVLSRVSVIGGNTQVDVGLPATVPIATFIGELVALIESRNPERPDAEEEAAPLEARHWTLARLGREAIAPSRTLTEAEVYDGELLVLRSVTAKEAPALFDDVIDAVSRLTAEEFQSWSGVAARWMGLIVSVLSVLTTLAVLVVSRGHGDPLAPAFALIGGGIAAFVAAGIAARRYTDLVTATWLSLDGLLLLFGGAALLVPGPLGSPHLLLGCSVLLVAAVVGYRTTGTGATLFCCAATLAVIAGVAAAVYLIWHPGLPKLSAGLLVAGIAIISAVPRLAAVLARLPIPPVPTAGGAIDPADHEPRPTIEGIGAIGASALPSAAGLGVRARAANQFQSGLIAACAASAVVGAFGVADPLGSARWQGVTLAIVTAIILALRGRSFADLTQAATMIGGGCLAALAMTVGFAVGDSEYTLFAAGVLLAFATGVVGFGVIGPHIEVTPVTRRMIEIFEYLLIVSVIPLVLWVMNVYSMARNI
- the eccA gene encoding type VII secretion AAA-ATPase EccA; protein product: MTGNRQAQRAFDAGILSLGLSIEGQESARDLDYAKLAFQRATEWDPTMCDAWLGRAAAGELTKDVLFNLHKTSASTLYREQRRLGLRPRELAGRFLPGLYIDYPLANHTEITLAWAAHLIADKEYDEAERVLDDLDEFRRGQLSNPDAEIDNRICAYVRGVLHYNTQRWPDVMTVLAGSADWEDPYLAAGAHVMVGTACAQLGLFGEAIRRMQQAETGPIPAARSTAMFCRGLCLRESGNEEEAQALFEKVYSQAPDFEANAAAMRDRTYRITVTSREVIDARTDKWDPASSPSMEQMEQAESQDRAKKILTEARAELDSQIGLASVKTQVAKLQSSAQLAKIRSEKGLSSQPRGQHLAFTGPPGTGKTTIARVVAKIYCGVGLLKTDKVVEAKRVDFVSQNLGGTAIKTEKLIDTAMDGVLFIDEAYTLIQTGLQGGDAFGREAVDTLLARMENDRDRLVVIIAGYDGEIDRLLAANDGLASRFSKRLQFPSYTAEELGQIGQVIAKKRDSDLSEGALEQLVQACERLYAMQSTDQSGQPRRGVDLAGNGRFVRNVIEAAEEEREFRLANDESLDLTDIDEAVLRRIEASDMKLALSGLLSSLNVGWTD
- the eccB gene encoding type VII secretion protein EccB; the protein is MPAQLTTRAQVNGYRFLLRRLDHALVRRDVRMLHDPMRSQIRSLLVGAVLGVLVVAGAAILAFLRPQGAIGDALIVSGKQSGALYVVVQRQDGGKTLHPVLNLASARLITGADAEPHAVKDDKLNDLPRGPLLGIPGAPGALPGSEQGGSSEWSLCETITLSEGGSAASSSGATTTVIAGRPALTDRIRTSGQDEALLVRRDNKTYLVYDGKRAELDLADSVLTRALNLTAHRPRPVGTGFLGATTQVPAIAPPQIPRAGERGPGPLSDLPIGGVISVSGVGPEGDSSLYVVLADGVQPVSPFAAQVIRYADSHGMREIATMPPDVLERVAVVHQLPIDDFPVRTPRILPAEDAPVTCVAWAKSPGTAPAQREAEAGDGPGERAMVSLLVGTRLPIAPSAKPVDLSTSDGAGDRVDAVYLSPGSGEFVQVTGMEPGSPRRGSLFYVADTGVRYGIPDAATANVLGLGSSPRLAPWAIIGQMVPGPTLSAREALVAHDSLPTQ
- the eccE gene encoding type VII secretion protein EccE, with protein sequence MNGGPTDSEISEASRAVNRRRSAYDTLRDPEFWLFRIFPLRVIVPVMLLAATVAWIVLAVCDSIWGACAAGVVIALAGLTPIRGHTPAARIGSAISRKRPGLRPAERLAQAPALDVPLTEGGGYGVRWDGDLLLTMLRIDPPPDTLTLLDRGSLSTDQLLPLPEIARCLDQFDLTLAGIDVVSTGARTAGIGVAAQLYDRILGPLPAIAHRTCWLVLRMDPLANAEAVDNRGGGGAGALRTAIIATRRVANRLAAHDIAASVLTATEMNTAVRQLTHGFDVDQLVESPKSLEYQGRFLTQYQIAADMIGPRGLAGIWAVPSLSTTVTLRLRPGAGRHDRHTDLADTVVLNAVVRFDTVTAPEEPPLPGLRELVGNQLRILLDTLPIGYAGRWGSDIAYRGTLAALTGFAVPTAGCGQLIGADERGQGIAVPLIGEGTRHLEVIGNLDLAQQVILRATALGAHVIVHTARPEAWHTMVAKLAAPQVLSIAPRAAGASCHPPAPPPPPAAPYPSTTVLVFDGIPPTAHAGGATIVHVRRPEDPVGSVDADVTLVQDPQAPNRITVRTAARSATVLMVTTPDEMHYIGESLAAR
- a CDS encoding type VII secretion protein EsxR — encoded protein: MTIMYNSPAITEMVSDLSQYGSTMKAQIDELNSAAAAFRDNLQGEQAVSNFDTAHRNLTSELEDTLQKLDNLGVKVENALNRAIEADGKVGDGFAAF
- a CDS encoding WXG100 family type VII secretion target, with translation MSYTTLGGGSGQTYGVEEGGIDSVVSRMEDSISTLRTSINQIDESVQAVARGWQGDAHREFNTAAAEWHDEVTALNGKLDRLSQAVTSGKNTIVGSDQAGLA
- a CDS encoding ESX secretion-associated protein EspG yields the protein MTSLTNDALLVVTERLGVQTLPLALSVAPQQDSIDEYLAAQEHALAGLIGDGLLDAEGEVESELAAALFVLAQPDRELVARIYTEDGPRRFCLARRGEQHALAVRSGECFEVRSIWADGSDVTLAGPLLAALGSCEPAEIAGFSALAADLADRLDAAEDSSGYADAMYALGVGERDAAVLGLAFGSCRAYAEIVAYSHQDGLTSRAPGAVAVYDTGRGRIVVAPMVSPDQQIWSTVTTGTDHRVTQAVATLLEGLPGGRWLPP